From the Candidatus Omnitrophota bacterium genome, the window TAAAATAATTCCTTTATAATATTTCATTGCATAACTAATAACATGATACACTGCCTTATCTTTAATTCCTATCAAATTTATTTAAAACTTTGAGAATTTTTATATACAAAAGAAAAAATAAAAGACATCATGCATACCAAAAAATTAAGTGCCCAACTCTTTTGAGATTGGACACTTAATTTAATTAACCTCAGTCAAATAATCTTAAGAATTTCTTCCTAATCATAATTCTCTAAGAAAATCATAAAAACCTTAACAGAAGAAATCTTACAACTTCTGGCTATCTACTTCAACTTCAGCGGTTTTAAACACATAAACCAATCAAGACATTTAATCCCAGATTTCTCTGCTCCATCAACTCTTTCCTTGGCCGTTCCACAGCTCCCAGGAGGAGGGACGATAACATCTTCCCCTAGCTGCCAATCTGCAGGAGTTGCAATATTATACTTATCTACCGTTTGCATAGAAATTAAAATTCTCTTAATTTCTTGAAAATTACGTCCAGTTGACAAAGGATAATACATAAGTGCTCTTATTTTCTTTTCAGGATCAATAAAAAAAACCGCTCTTACGGCGCTTACATTGCTTTCCCCAGGCTGAATCATTCCAAATTTATGAGCAACTTCCATAGTTAAATCTGCGATAACTGGAAAATTAACTTCAACGTCCTTCATTCCTTTATATTCTATTTTTTCCTTAATAGTTCTTAGCCACGCAATATGGCTATAGTGGCTATCGATTGAAAGTCCAATAAGCTTACAATTCATTGCTTCAAAATCCTTTTCCATCGAAGCAAAAGTCATAAACTCAGTCGTGCAAACAGGAGTAAAATCAGCTGGATGACTAAAAAGAATTACCCATTTTCCTTGATAATCTTCTGGAAATTTAATGTGCCCTTGCGTTGTATCTGCCTCAAATGAAGGTGCAATTTCTCCAATAACCGGCATATGTACTTTTTTACAAATAAACTCTTCCATAACACTCTCCTTTTCTTATTTCTTATTAATTTCTTCTTCTACTTCTTTAGCTCCTTCATCATAAAACCCTTGTTCATCTGGATCCAATTCTTTCAACAACCTAAGAAATTCTCCTGCATGAACTTTTTCTTCATCAGCAATATCCAAAAGAACATCCTGAGCCAACTTATTATCAGTTGATTCTGCAAGCTGCACATAAAGCTGAATAGCCTCATACTCTGCTGCAATCATAAAGCGAACTGAGCGAATCAACTCTTCATTACTTATCTTTTTATCCTTTGCTAACCCTGAAAAAGGCGTTCCGAATTCTGGCATAAAACCCTCCTTTCTTACCTCTTTTTTATACACTTCTGCTAAAATAACTTCTATTGCAATTCTTCCAAGCCACTGCATATTCATTCGACACAAACTTTTTATCTTCAAACTGCGGTGTTCATCACTATAAATAAACAAAAATTCATTAAGCCATAATTCTTACTTTTCATTCTTTACGCTTTTACTTAAAAACCTCAAAGCATTTAAGCATAATTCGTAATGACTCTTATATAGTAATTGTTACTATCTGTCAAGAAAAACTTTTCATGAAATATTAAGACTTTCTTATCTTCCTAATAAATAGATTAATAAACATCCTTAACTACAAG encodes:
- a CDS encoding ferritin family protein, which encodes MPEFGTPFSGLAKDKKISNEELIRSVRFMIAAEYEAIQLYVQLAESTDNKLAQDVLLDIADEEKVHAGEFLRLLKELDPDEQGFYDEGAKEVEEEINKK
- a CDS encoding peroxiredoxin, whose protein sequence is MEEFICKKVHMPVIGEIAPSFEADTTQGHIKFPEDYQGKWVILFSHPADFTPVCTTEFMTFASMEKDFEAMNCKLIGLSIDSHYSHIAWLRTIKEKIEYKGMKDVEVNFPVIADLTMEVAHKFGMIQPGESNVSAVRAVFFIDPEKKIRALMYYPLSTGRNFQEIKRILISMQTVDKYNIATPADWQLGEDVIVPPPGSCGTAKERVDGAEKSGIKCLDWFMCLKPLKLK